The window AAGAGGTTCTGCGGACGCTGGTATACCTGGTTAAGTACATTGGCATCGCACCAGACTTCAGAGTCGAACGCGCTGCCGCCGGCGTCAAAGACGCCCACCACCTTCCAAGTCCCGCCGCCAAAGCGCACCGTGGTGCCCAGGTCTAAGCCAGTGTATGTACCTTCCACATTTCTTCCTACAACGAGTTCGTTGAGTCCCGGCTGGAAAAACCGGCCAGCCGCCATCTTGATGGAGTTCCGAACCTGCAGCACCTTGGGCGATACTCCACGCACCTGAACATTGGCATCGGTGCCGGTGCGCTTCAGGGGAAAAGGGGCCACTACGACCACTTCCGGACTGACGAGAGGGCCATCGCTCCCATGTACTACGCCGGGAGCATCTTCAACAATTTTCACCTGGTCCAGCGTGGCCGCGCTCATCATCTCTGACGTGGAACCAGCACGAAGAACAATCGCGTTGCTGGCAGAGCCGGAGGCGACCAGCGTCGCTTTGAAGCCCTTGGCCAGCGAGAGCACCGCTACAAAGACGCCCACCGTCCCGGCAATGCCGAGCACTGCTACCACTGAAGAAGTCCAGCGCTCACGCAAGCTGCGTATGTTGTAGCTCAGAGGAATTGCCATTACACTCTCCGCAACGCATCCACCACTTTCAATCGCATGGCGCCCACAGCCGGCGTAATTCCGGCCAGCAGTCCCACCGTGAGGGCGAGCGCTAGACCCACGATGGCTGCTTCGTTGGTCAAATAAAAATTAGCCAACATTCCGCCGGTTGGATCACCCCTGAAAGTGAGCAGCTTTACCAGCACCAGGCCAAGGCCCCCACCGATAATGGCCAACAGCAACGACTCAGTTATGACCAACATCAGAACAAACCGGTCAGAAAAGCCGACCGCTTTGAGCACTGCCAATTCACGC of the Terriglobales bacterium genome contains:
- a CDS encoding ABC transporter permease; this translates as MAIPLSYNIRSLRERWTSSVVAVLGIAGTVGVFVAVLSLAKGFKATLVASGSASNAIVLRAGSTSEMMSAATLDQVKIVEDAPGVVHGSDGPLVSPEVVVVAPFPLKRTGTDANVQVRGVSPKVLQVRNSIKMAAGRFFQPGLNELVVGRNVEGTYTGLDLGTTVRFGGGTWKVVGVFDAGGSAFDSEVWCDANVLNQVYQRPQNLFQSVTAHLNSADALTRFKDTLTSDPRLTVQVEREVEYYEKQSRAVTTLITVLGTMVAAIMGIGAVFGGLNTMYSAVIERTREIATMRAIGFGTTAVVMSFVFESLCIAFVGGLLGCLGVLPLNGITTSTMNFQTFSSLAFAFRITPPLLLLGLGFALAMGVVGGVPPALRAARARVAVALREL